From a region of the Salvelinus alpinus chromosome 2, SLU_Salpinus.1, whole genome shotgun sequence genome:
- the LOC139568782 gene encoding myb/SANT-like DNA-binding domain-containing protein 4 isoform X2 gives MATRAAYFSPSEAQILMEAYEEVKDIIKKKGNTATVIKQREKAWQSIADRLNALNMNGPKRTWQQVKIKYKNILQNAVKKNTHRQGTGGGSPKADLTPAEDMALELNKGRPVLEGIPGGKETSIGSSQDATRFIQVSGSTVFLLEPPAQAPDDADPGEGPSAAATAHNGDDDEEETISLDSRRHEDPDAIQWENQPGNISSQAIGKLYGNHLRRQIELADIDIQYKKKKMENLALESEIKKRTIRKLDLEIKKLERELQEDDTAQNKN, from the exons atggcaactagagccgcgtacttttccccgtcggaagcacaaatcctcatggaggcatacgaggaggtaaaagatataattaagaagaaaggcaacaccgccacagtgataaagcaaagagaaaaagcgtggcaaagtattgcagaccgcctgaatgc attaaacatgaacgggccaaaacggacatggcagcaggtcaaaatcaaatacaagaacattctgcagaatg cagtgaaaaagaatacccacagacaaggcacgggtggtgggtcaccaaaggctgaccttaccccagcagaggacatggccttggagctaaataaaggcaggcccgtcttagaggggatccctggggggaaagagacgagcataggttcctcccaagatgccacccgcttcattcaag tgtctggcagcactgtgttcctgttagagccaccagcacaagcaccagacgatgctgatcca ggtgaaggccccagtgcagcagcaacagcacataatggagacgatgatgaggaggagaccatctctctggattccagaaggcatgag gacccagatgctatacagtgggaaaaccagcctggcaacata agctcacaagctatcggaaagttgtatggcaaccacctccggcgccaaatagaactggcagacatagacattcagtacaagaagaaaaagatggaaaatcttgcactggagtccgaaataaaaaagaggacaattaggaaactggaccttgaaataaaaaaacttgagagggag ctccaagaagatgacacagctcaaaataaaaattag
- the LOC139568782 gene encoding putative nuclease HARBI1 isoform X1, whose amino-acid sequence MKAQNCVFLSALTMACPFVRDVVDEEALVLRRAFRRERVFRDRLDPLAFPDDHLYERYRFSADGIRYLCRLLGPRIKHRTARSHALSVEQMVCVALCFFASGAFLYSVGDAEQLNKATICRTIRSVCLAIKALADVFISFPGHRRLCDIKEEFYRIAGFPNVIGAVDCTHIRIKAPSGAHEADFVNRKSFHSINVQMVCNADCVISNVVAKWPGSVHDSRIFRASEIYQCLSQGEFSGVLLGDRGYGCQPFLLTPFTDPQEAQQAYNHAHARTRARVEITFGLLKARFHCLHKLRVSPVRACDITVACAVLHNVACLRKERAPRVPPAMDWDNPAIFPDDDSGRLLRDQYVLNYFS is encoded by the exons atgaaggcccaaaattgtgtgttcctttctgctctgacaatggcatgcccattcgtgcgagatgtggtggatgaagaagcacttgtgctgaggagagccttcaggcgagaaagggtcttcagggaccggttggacccactggccttccctgatgaccatctatatgaaagatacaggttttctgcagatggcatcaggtatctatgcagactactgggtcccaggattaagcaccgcactgcacggagccatgcactgagtgtggagcaaatggtttgtgtggccttgtgcttttttgctagtggagccttcctgtactcagtgggggatgcagaacagctgaacaaggccacaatttgccgcacaataaggagtgtgtgtctggctatcaaagcattagcagatgtcttcatctccttccctggccacagaagactctgtgacatcaaagaggagttctataggattgcag gtttccccaatgtcattggtgcagtggactgcacacacataaggataaaagccccctcaggtgcccatgaggccgattttgtgaataggaaatcctttcacagcattaatgttcag atggtctgcaatgctgactgtgtgatcagcaatgttgtggcaaaatggcctggctcagtccatgactccagaatctttcgggcctctgaaatctatcagtgcctatcacaag gtgaattctctggtgtgttgctgggagacagggggtatggctgccagccttttctcctgacacctttcacagacccccaggaagcacagcaggcctacaaccatgcccatgccaggaccagggccagagttgaaattacctttggcctcctgaaggcacgctttcactgccttcacaaattaagggtcagccctgttagggcatgtgatattactgtggcttgtgctgtcctccacaatgtggcctgcctgaggaaggagagggcccccagagtgccaccagccatggactgggacaatccggcaatcttccctgatgacgacagtggtcggctgctgagggaccaatatgtgttgaattattttagttag